CTTCCCCGTGCGCCTCGACATAGATCGTCTTTGTCCCGGGACTGTGCAGCCGCGCCGTGATGCCCTTGATATTGAGCACAATCTCGGTCACGTCCTCCTTGACGCCCGGAATGGTAGAAAACTCGTGTTGTACGCCGGCGATCTTCACCGTGGTCACCGCCGTACCGGGCAGAGACGAGAGCAAAATGCGCCGCAGCGAATTGCCCAGCGTCGTCCCATAACCGCGCTCCAAAGGTTCCACAATGAATTTGCCGTACGACGGATCCTCTTGGTTTTCCATGCATTCAATGCGCGGCTTTTCAATTTCTATCATGAAGCATATAACCCTCCTTCAGCCAGACAACGGAGCGGCCGGACGGCCACACACAGCGATTTCGGCTCTCGCAGCCCCCACCGGCGCCTCTTACTTGGAATACAACTCGACAATGAGATGTTCTTCCACGGGAAGGTCAATGTCATCGCGCTCCGGCACGCCGGTGACCGTGGCGGTAAAGGCTTCCCTGTCAAAATCCAGCCACTTGGGCGGCACACGCGAGGCGTTGTTCTCAAGAGAGGTCTTGATCTTGTCGATGCTGCGGCTCCGAGTGCGAAGCGCCACCACATCGCCCGTCTTGATAAGGGCGGATGGGATGTTTACCTTGTGCCCGTTCACCGTAAAATGTCCGTGGCCCACGAGCTGGCGCGCCTCGGGGCGCGACATGGCAAAACCCAGCCGATACACCACGTTGTCCAGGCGGGACTCCAAAATCCGAAGCAGATTTTCGCCCGTGACGCCCTTGGCCTTGGCCGCCATGTCAAAATACTTCTCGAACTGGCTCTCCAGCACGCCGTAGTAGCGGCGCGTCTTCTGCTTCTCGCGGAGCTGGAGGCCGTATTCGGAATTCTTTTTGCGGCCCTGCCCGTGCTGTCCGGGCGGATAGGCGCGGCGCACGATGCTGCATTTATCGGAATAACAGCGGTCGCCTTTCAAAAAGAGCTTCTGCCCCTCGCGGCGGCATTGACGGCAAACCGCGTCCACATATCTTGCCATAGTCTCTCTCCTCCTGCCTTTACACGCGCCGTCTCTTGGGCGGACGGCAGCCATTGTGGGGGATCGGGGTCACGTCTTTGATCAGGCTGACCTCAAGCCCCGCGGCCTGCAGCGCGCGGATCGCCGCCTCGCGGCCCGAACCCGGCCCCTTGACGTACACCTCGACAGTCTTAAGCCCGTGCTCCATCGCCGCGCGCGCGGCGGTCTCCGCCGCCATCTGCGCCGCGTACGGCGTCGATTTGCGGGAGCCGCGGAAGTTGAGCGACCCGGACGAACACCACGAGAGGGCGTTGCCCGACAGGTCTGTGAGCGTCACCAT
This genomic interval from Oscillospiraceae bacterium contains the following:
- the rpsK gene encoding 30S ribosomal protein S11 — encoded protein: MAAPKAKRTVSRKRRERKNIEKGAAHIRSSFNNTMVTLTDLSGNALSWCSSGSLNFRGSRKSTPYAAQMAAETAARAAMEHGLKTVEVYVKGPGSGREAAIRALQAAGLEVSLIKDVTPIPHNGCRPPKRRRV
- the rpsD gene encoding 30S ribosomal protein S4 is translated as MARYVDAVCRQCRREGQKLFLKGDRCYSDKCSIVRRAYPPGQHGQGRKKNSEYGLQLREKQKTRRYYGVLESQFEKYFDMAAKAKGVTGENLLRILESRLDNVVYRLGFAMSRPEARQLVGHGHFTVNGHKVNIPSALIKTGDVVALRTRSRSIDKIKTSLENNASRVPPKWLDFDREAFTATVTGVPERDDIDLPVEEHLIVELYSK